Proteins from one Chitinophaga oryzae genomic window:
- a CDS encoding carbamoyltransferase family protein: MYTLGINAAFHDSAACLVKDGQLVAAAEDERFTHIKHGKRPIPFAAYELPYHAINYCLQSAGIRLHQVDHFAYSFDPYLLMPAGTGEEAEINLPLFPAGKEMPEKWLSPWDPLFLQAIANAPGQLTDGYPHHLQPNFRDAVINRRDQWHYLEHHLCHAASAFLPSPYEEAAVLTIDGRGEKATTTFSTGAQHSLTRISQVNMPHSLGLLYERITTHLGFLHSSDEYKVMALASYGKPVYVQVLRDIIALSDNGSYQIADIPLEEILGPQRKKTDPFLAMHFDIAHSMQAVLQESVLQLASWLKRETGSDNLCFAGGVALNCVLNATLRDAGIFRNIWVQPAAGDAGTALGAALWADARLRQRTSKDFVMDHAYWGPAYTDAEIEQFLQWTKTPYRKLDNIAEEAASLLAQDKIIGWFQGRMEFGPRALGSRSILASPLHADMQARLNEVKDREDFRPVAPVVTEEAAAEWFEGADYSPFMLFVYRVKEDKKALIPAVTHVDGTARIQTVNREQHPLYHELLQAFEKKTGVPVLINTSFNTLGKPIVCTPRDALECFWSSPFDALVIGSFLIEK, encoded by the coding sequence ATGTACACCTTAGGTATTAACGCCGCTTTCCATGATTCAGCCGCCTGTCTGGTGAAAGACGGGCAGCTGGTGGCAGCAGCTGAAGACGAACGTTTTACGCATATCAAACACGGGAAAAGACCGATTCCTTTTGCCGCTTACGAACTGCCTTACCACGCTATCAACTATTGTTTGCAGTCAGCCGGTATCCGGTTACACCAGGTTGATCATTTTGCATATTCCTTTGATCCCTATTTGCTGATGCCTGCCGGAACGGGGGAAGAAGCGGAAATCAACCTTCCGCTTTTCCCCGCTGGCAAAGAGATGCCGGAGAAATGGCTGTCGCCCTGGGACCCGCTCTTTTTGCAGGCCATCGCCAATGCGCCCGGACAGTTGACAGATGGTTATCCACACCATCTGCAGCCCAACTTTAGGGATGCGGTGATCAACCGGCGGGACCAGTGGCATTACCTGGAACATCACCTCTGCCATGCCGCCAGCGCTTTCCTGCCTTCTCCCTACGAAGAGGCAGCCGTGCTGACGATCGACGGCAGGGGCGAGAAAGCCACCACTACCTTCAGCACCGGCGCACAGCACTCCCTGACGCGCATCAGCCAGGTGAATATGCCGCATTCGCTGGGACTGCTTTATGAAAGAATTACCACGCACCTTGGCTTTTTACATTCATCAGATGAATATAAAGTGATGGCCCTTGCCTCCTATGGAAAACCCGTTTATGTACAAGTCCTGCGGGATATCATCGCCTTGTCGGACAACGGCAGCTACCAGATAGCCGATATCCCGCTGGAGGAGATACTGGGGCCGCAACGGAAGAAAACCGATCCTTTCCTGGCCATGCATTTCGACATAGCGCATTCCATGCAGGCCGTATTACAGGAGAGCGTGCTGCAACTGGCATCCTGGCTCAAACGTGAAACGGGCAGCGACAACCTTTGTTTTGCCGGCGGCGTAGCGCTCAACTGCGTGCTCAACGCCACGCTCCGGGATGCCGGTATCTTCCGTAACATCTGGGTGCAGCCTGCCGCCGGCGACGCCGGCACTGCGCTGGGCGCCGCCCTGTGGGCAGACGCACGCCTGCGGCAACGTACATCGAAAGACTTTGTCATGGACCACGCTTACTGGGGCCCTGCTTATACCGACGCGGAAATTGAGCAGTTCCTGCAATGGACAAAAACGCCTTACCGCAAGCTGGACAATATTGCTGAAGAAGCCGCCTCGCTGCTGGCACAGGATAAAATCATCGGTTGGTTCCAGGGCCGTATGGAATTCGGTCCGCGTGCGCTGGGCAGCCGTTCTATCCTCGCCTCGCCACTGCATGCGGATATGCAGGCGCGGCTCAACGAGGTGAAAGACAGGGAAGACTTCCGGCCGGTAGCGCCGGTGGTGACGGAAGAAGCCGCGGCCGAATGGTTTGAAGGCGCCGACTATTCTCCCTTTATGCTTTTTGTATACCGGGTAAAGGAAGATAAAAAAGCGCTTATTCCCGCCGTGACCCACGTGGATGGCACCGCCCGCATACAGACAGTCAACCGGGAACAACATCCGCTGTATCACGAACTGCTGCAGGCCTTTGAAAAAAAGACCGGCGTGCCGGTACTGATCAACACCTCTTTCAATACGCTGGGCAAACCCATTGTGTGCACGCCCCGCGATGCGCTGGAATGTTTCTGGTCCTCCCCTTTCGATGCATTGGTGATCGGTTCGTTCCTCATCGAAAAATAA
- a CDS encoding LytR/AlgR family response regulator transcription factor: MGVKCIVVDDEPLAAQVLVSFIHKTPDLQLAKVFHNPVEALAFVKQEKIDLIFLDIQMQELSGLELMQLAPPGVQVVLVSAYDEYAVEGFDREAIDYLLKPVSFERFARAVQRVLARSTVAVSQPAGTDYIFVRTDKRIVRVDVKDILFVEALRNYVAIQTVKQKILTLQNLRSFEEILAPFRFIRVHKSFIIPLDKIDSIEKQRIFTGPHCVPIGDAYLKQFMEAISMPR, encoded by the coding sequence ATGGGTGTAAAGTGTATTGTGGTAGATGATGAACCACTGGCAGCGCAGGTATTGGTGTCGTTTATTCATAAAACGCCGGACCTGCAGCTGGCAAAGGTGTTCCACAACCCTGTGGAGGCGCTGGCCTTCGTGAAGCAGGAAAAAATCGACCTTATCTTCCTGGATATACAGATGCAGGAGCTCAGCGGCCTGGAACTGATGCAACTGGCGCCTCCGGGCGTACAGGTGGTACTGGTGTCCGCGTATGACGAATACGCAGTGGAAGGTTTCGACCGGGAAGCGATAGACTACCTGTTGAAACCTGTATCTTTTGAGCGGTTTGCCAGGGCTGTGCAACGGGTACTGGCCCGCAGCACGGTCGCCGTTTCACAGCCGGCCGGCACCGATTATATTTTTGTCCGTACCGATAAAAGGATCGTACGGGTAGATGTTAAAGACATCCTGTTTGTAGAAGCGCTCCGCAATTATGTGGCCATCCAGACGGTCAAACAAAAGATCCTCACCTTACAAAACCTCCGCAGTTTTGAAGAGATACTGGCGCCGTTCCGCTTTATACGGGTACACAAATCGTTTATCATCCCGCTGGATAAAATCGACAGCATCGAAAAACAACGCATTTTCACAGGGCCGCACTGCGTACCTATTGGCGACGCTTATCTGAAACAGTTTATGGAAGCTATCAGCATGCCGCGATAG
- a CDS encoding RagB/SusD family nutrient uptake outer membrane protein: MKKTCIFHIAVAGTLLFASCSKNLDNVQPNTQVTFDQINRANLPLVINGAKLALTNNALYQIFGLQDVMGDDFQSVSNLTYEGNNVPSTDNALTFAYKQPYQCIANVNMAISFGEQQPGGDSLIAANLGEAYLLRAYSYMLLTEMFGDVVIIKGGENPKSHPVRNAVGEVRRLIEADLKAAAAQLPDYNGRSLNGSRQAAQLLLARLYLNLGRHDDALAMANAVINSKRLALQSGFGDIFRSATNSTEMIYHINEMAINGSTQYGLGQVFGPGKYADMPRAGSGNTWVDSMLLKTYDASDVRRTFFLKNKGGVILDSVYFVTKFPEEATPSYPICRYAEAFLIVAEATARKGVVDVTAYNQLRTARNASQRNNSDFANTTAFLAEIEMERRREFVGERLRWSDMQRFGKMNAWLQSFGQPASHVLLPIPSREFALNPDLTQNADYSK; the protein is encoded by the coding sequence ATGAAAAAGACATGTATATTTCATATAGCCGTTGCCGGTACCTTACTGTTCGCATCCTGCAGCAAAAACCTGGACAATGTGCAACCCAATACACAGGTGACCTTTGACCAGATCAACCGTGCCAACCTGCCGCTGGTGATTAATGGCGCCAAACTGGCGCTCACCAACAACGCCCTGTACCAGATATTCGGTTTGCAGGACGTGATGGGAGACGACTTCCAGTCTGTTTCCAACCTGACCTACGAAGGAAACAACGTCCCTTCTACCGACAACGCGCTCACCTTTGCCTATAAGCAGCCGTATCAGTGCATTGCCAATGTGAACATGGCCATCAGCTTTGGGGAACAGCAGCCCGGAGGTGACAGCCTGATCGCCGCCAACCTCGGAGAGGCTTATCTTCTTCGTGCATATTCCTATATGTTGCTGACGGAAATGTTTGGCGATGTGGTGATCATCAAAGGGGGTGAAAACCCCAAGAGCCATCCGGTACGCAATGCCGTTGGTGAAGTAAGGCGGCTCATTGAGGCAGACCTGAAAGCTGCCGCGGCGCAACTGCCGGATTATAACGGCAGGTCGCTGAATGGCTCAAGGCAGGCTGCGCAACTGCTGCTGGCCAGACTGTACCTCAACCTGGGCCGTCATGACGATGCCCTGGCGATGGCCAATGCGGTGATCAACTCCAAACGGTTGGCGCTGCAGTCCGGCTTCGGCGATATCTTCAGGTCCGCTACCAACAGTACGGAAATGATATACCATATCAATGAGATGGCTATCAATGGCAGCACGCAATATGGCCTGGGACAGGTATTCGGTCCCGGTAAATATGCCGACATGCCCAGAGCAGGCAGCGGCAATACCTGGGTGGACAGCATGTTGCTGAAAACCTACGATGCCAGCGACGTGCGCCGCACTTTTTTCCTGAAAAACAAAGGCGGCGTGATCCTGGACTCCGTGTACTTCGTGACCAAGTTCCCGGAGGAAGCCACACCTTCTTATCCCATCTGCCGCTATGCCGAAGCTTTCCTGATCGTTGCGGAAGCCACCGCTCGCAAAGGCGTGGTGGATGTAACGGCATATAACCAGCTGCGTACCGCCAGAAATGCATCGCAGCGCAACAACAGCGACTTCGCCAATACCACCGCTTTCCTCGCAGAGATAGAAATGGAGCGCCGTCGTGAGTTTGTAGGCGAAAGACTTCGCTGGAGCGATATGCAGCGCTTTGGTAAAATGAACGCCTGGCTGCAGTCGTTCGGACAGCCGGCATCGCATGTGCTGCTGCCCATTCCCAGCCGCGAGTTTGCACTCAATCCTGATCTGACACAAAACGCTGACTATAGTAAATAG
- a CDS encoding PhnA domain-containing protein: MKIEEQLQQRSGNQCELCGSTDKLNLHDVAPRSGDGPDSTVLICDTCRAQIDRKAELDSQHWSCLTTAMWSEVPGIQVLAWRMLHRLKKESWAMESLDMLYLEEETLAWAQATGDHDNDDAVELHRDCNGNVLQNGDSVTLIKSLDVKGSTLNAKMGTVVKNIRLVEDNKEQIEGKIEGQLIVILTKYVRKQN; this comes from the coding sequence ATGAAAATCGAAGAACAATTACAGCAAAGAAGCGGCAACCAGTGCGAGTTGTGCGGCTCAACAGACAAACTTAACCTGCATGACGTAGCACCCCGTTCCGGCGACGGTCCGGACAGCACCGTGCTGATCTGCGACACCTGCCGCGCCCAGATAGACCGGAAGGCCGAGCTGGACAGCCAGCACTGGAGCTGCCTTACCACCGCCATGTGGAGCGAAGTACCGGGCATCCAGGTACTGGCCTGGCGTATGCTGCACCGGCTGAAAAAAGAAAGCTGGGCCATGGAAAGCCTCGATATGCTCTACCTGGAAGAGGAAACGCTGGCATGGGCGCAGGCTACCGGCGACCATGACAACGACGATGCTGTAGAGCTTCATCGCGATTGCAACGGCAACGTATTGCAAAACGGCGATAGCGTAACGCTGATCAAATCTCTCGATGTAAAAGGTTCTACCCTGAACGCCAAGATGGGCACGGTGGTGAAAAATATCCGCCTCGTAGAAGATAACAAAGAGCAGATCGAAGGTAAGATCGAAGGCCAGCTGATCGTGATTCTGACCAAATATGTGAGAAAACAAAACTAA
- a CDS encoding histidine kinase, protein MRNRKPYRYFTHLLVWMALVLLYAYPSLKLNLHSDFGLKRVLVQDILYGFINFQLFFLLVFAWLPAPVQQRRHQQVIVRSILAVAGFALIKYAIGCIFPDQVLLRMYSMVGKPHIYFSFSNYFLMATKTGLGVALLAYSYRLLLQRQQTGPRDRQLASAAEAARARYIRMQENSRLLVQNLQQLTPILEDERKRGQEGVKAILLLSDLLRYMLYDKALEKETVSLPKEMLNFERYVELRNLCHHEQPLVLSVTGDTQQGTLAALQLQQTTETALQQLSADGAPVAIRIQVRQDMVRLSVQEQHYQFKLYPDHA, encoded by the coding sequence ATGCGCAATCGTAAACCATACCGTTATTTTACACACTTGCTGGTGTGGATGGCGTTGGTACTGCTGTATGCCTATCCATCGCTTAAACTCAATCTTCATTCTGATTTCGGACTGAAAAGGGTACTGGTACAGGACATCCTGTATGGGTTTATCAACTTCCAACTGTTCTTTCTCCTGGTGTTTGCGTGGTTGCCGGCGCCGGTGCAGCAACGGCGGCATCAACAGGTGATCGTGCGGAGCATACTGGCGGTGGCGGGTTTTGCGCTGATAAAATATGCTATAGGTTGTATATTCCCCGATCAGGTCCTGTTAAGGATGTATTCCATGGTAGGAAAGCCGCATATTTACTTTAGCTTTTCAAATTATTTCCTGATGGCCACCAAAACGGGACTGGGCGTAGCTTTGCTGGCCTATAGTTACCGGCTGCTGTTGCAGCGGCAGCAAACGGGGCCCCGGGACCGTCAGTTGGCATCCGCCGCAGAAGCGGCACGGGCGCGTTATATACGAATGCAGGAGAACTCGCGGCTGCTAGTGCAGAACCTTCAGCAACTCACCCCTATTCTCGAAGATGAGCGCAAACGCGGTCAGGAGGGCGTGAAAGCCATCCTCCTGTTATCGGACCTGTTACGTTACATGTTGTACGACAAAGCGCTGGAAAAAGAAACCGTTAGTCTTCCAAAAGAAATGCTCAATTTTGAAAGATATGTGGAGCTGCGCAACCTGTGTCACCACGAACAACCGCTCGTGCTGTCCGTCACCGGTGATACGCAACAGGGAACGCTGGCCGCGCTGCAGCTCCAGCAAACCACCGAAACCGCGCTGCAACAGCTGTCTGCCGACGGCGCCCCGGTGGCCATCCGGATACAGGTAAGGCAGGATATGGTTAGGCTTAGTGTACAGGAGCAACATTATCAATTTAAACTGTATCCCGATCATGCCTGA
- a CDS encoding SusC/RagA family TonB-linked outer membrane protein produces MRKSVLFILLCMSGISAYAQQVLKGTVKDATTRQPVPGATVKVIGAKTGATTNEKGEFELNVPANAQLQITSIGFENVMVAASLIKTTPIFMKMKAISLTDAVVVGYGTQSKSSVTNSIASVKAGELTAEKNIVSDFGKALQGRVPGVYVASREGTPGNASGIMIRGAQSVSAVATNPLIVIDGLVVDGNTISINSINPQDIESVEVLKDAASAAIYGARGSTGVIIITTKKGKNNSKPSLNVNMYTGVNNVPFKRRMMNTAEYTSAFNDSRNNRIGDIDAILANPGATPPGRLKQLQDEKTVLQGQLAGLKMGDRSIDWLDRIKHKNAPVNNLQASMSGGGEKNSYYMSLGRYAEVASMGVGRFERYTGRLDVTQQVNHWLKINGNINLTQSVSKDMSNPLATAFAVRPDTPDELVYQSNGRMGYYAGLQNNPLGIMMDNNNKNKTNIYLGSLSADLQLLKELSFRSSFNATKYNGLNSSFLLPVGYLAYSTGGLYKMQGTDNFSYNFDNYFTYNKRFRKLGVNGTLGYTYYNNELNSFGYELNGFPQIDNVTGGAAAAGYGAASNIGSLHLNNKEISDAWFLRTGIDWDGKYMLNASLRRDGSSKLVKDNRYSWFPSVSAGWDLSREGFMAGQRAVSQLKVRASYGISGNMRPLGYFDARNLLKATSYMGGQALVLNTLIGNPNIRWERTKQMDAGVDIALFGNRVTLTADYYNKTTDGLMSNTDVSWIFGAGSMPDNIGSIRNYGADLQLTVNSRAGATIGWKVSTNMNINRNVILSMKDSTAPFGALVFGGPQSRSKVGQPVGSVMVFESQGVDPLTGDMTYTDRNKDGRWDANDYVSIPIALPKFTGGTAVSLSYKRFTLDALVTYVAGNKVYDYYEQTLRNYSLDYTSVMPNKFSNLADRWRKPGDVTDIPRAVTGVHGAGQTADWNSKPSTQFITDASYLRLRNVSLAYLLPVKVLQKAKLNQVRIYGSVENLLTITPYKGFDPEAVSNTGIVSTNLPNPRSAVIGIDLTF; encoded by the coding sequence ATGAGAAAGTCAGTTTTATTTATCCTTTTATGCATGTCCGGTATCTCCGCCTATGCACAACAGGTCTTGAAAGGGACGGTAAAAGACGCCACCACCCGGCAGCCTGTTCCGGGGGCCACCGTGAAGGTGATCGGCGCTAAAACGGGCGCCACCACCAACGAAAAAGGCGAATTCGAACTAAATGTGCCGGCCAATGCACAGTTGCAGATCACTTCCATCGGTTTTGAAAACGTAATGGTAGCGGCCAGCCTGATTAAAACAACACCCATCTTCATGAAGATGAAAGCTATTTCGCTGACGGATGCCGTCGTAGTGGGTTACGGTACACAATCCAAGTCCAGCGTGACCAACTCCATCGCTTCGGTGAAAGCCGGCGAGCTGACGGCAGAGAAAAACATTGTCAGCGATTTTGGGAAGGCGCTGCAGGGACGTGTGCCGGGAGTGTATGTCGCTTCCCGCGAAGGAACGCCGGGCAATGCATCCGGCATTATGATCCGCGGCGCCCAGTCAGTCAGCGCGGTGGCTACCAATCCGCTCATCGTTATCGACGGGCTGGTAGTGGATGGCAATACCATCTCTATCAACAGTATCAATCCGCAGGACATCGAGTCTGTCGAAGTACTGAAAGATGCCGCTTCCGCAGCGATCTACGGCGCCAGAGGCTCCACCGGGGTGATCATCATCACCACCAAAAAAGGGAAAAACAACAGCAAACCTTCCCTCAATGTCAACATGTATACCGGTGTTAATAACGTGCCGTTCAAGCGCCGTATGATGAACACCGCGGAATACACTTCCGCTTTTAACGACTCCCGCAACAATCGTATCGGTGATATCGACGCCATCCTGGCCAACCCTGGCGCAACGCCTCCCGGGCGCCTCAAGCAGCTGCAGGATGAAAAAACAGTGTTGCAGGGGCAGCTGGCGGGCCTGAAAATGGGTGACCGCAGCATCGACTGGCTGGACCGTATCAAACATAAAAATGCACCGGTCAACAACCTGCAGGCCAGTATGAGCGGCGGCGGCGAAAAAAACAGCTACTATATGTCCCTCGGCCGCTACGCGGAGGTGGCTTCTATGGGCGTCGGCAGGTTTGAACGGTACACCGGCCGTCTCGACGTTACCCAGCAGGTAAACCACTGGCTGAAAATAAACGGTAACATCAACCTGACGCAATCTGTGAGTAAAGATATGTCCAATCCGCTGGCGACGGCTTTTGCCGTGCGGCCGGATACACCTGATGAACTGGTGTACCAGTCCAACGGCAGGATGGGGTACTACGCCGGTTTGCAAAACAACCCCCTGGGCATCATGATGGACAATAATAACAAGAACAAAACCAACATCTACCTGGGAAGCCTGTCGGCAGATCTTCAACTGCTGAAGGAGTTATCCTTCCGCTCTTCCTTCAATGCTACCAAATACAATGGCCTGAACAGCAGTTTCCTGCTGCCTGTCGGTTACCTCGCTTACAGCACCGGCGGCTTATACAAAATGCAGGGCACCGATAATTTCTCCTATAACTTCGATAACTACTTCACGTATAATAAACGTTTCCGTAAACTGGGCGTCAACGGCACATTGGGCTATACCTACTATAACAATGAGCTGAACAGTTTCGGTTATGAGTTGAACGGCTTCCCGCAAATTGACAATGTCACCGGCGGCGCTGCTGCAGCCGGTTACGGTGCTGCTTCCAATATCGGCAGCCTTCATCTGAACAACAAGGAGATATCTGATGCCTGGTTCCTGCGTACTGGTATTGACTGGGACGGTAAATATATGCTGAACGCCTCCCTGCGTCGCGATGGATCTTCCAAACTGGTGAAGGACAACCGCTACAGCTGGTTTCCTTCCGTCTCCGCCGGCTGGGACTTGTCCCGCGAAGGTTTCATGGCAGGCCAGCGCGCGGTCAGCCAACTGAAGGTCCGTGCCAGCTATGGTATCAGCGGTAACATGCGTCCCCTGGGTTATTTCGATGCCCGCAACCTACTGAAGGCAACCTCTTACATGGGTGGTCAGGCGCTGGTGCTGAATACCCTGATCGGTAACCCCAATATCAGATGGGAGCGAACCAAACAGATGGACGCCGGCGTAGACATTGCCTTGTTCGGCAACCGTGTTACCCTGACGGCAGATTACTACAACAAAACCACCGACGGGCTGATGAGCAATACCGATGTGTCCTGGATATTCGGCGCTGGCAGTATGCCGGACAACATCGGCAGCATCCGCAACTATGGCGCGGATCTGCAACTGACGGTCAACAGCCGCGCCGGAGCGACGATTGGCTGGAAGGTGAGCACCAATATGAACATCAACCGCAACGTGATCCTTTCCATGAAAGACTCGACCGCTCCCTTTGGCGCGCTGGTGTTTGGCGGGCCACAGTCCCGCTCCAAAGTAGGACAACCCGTAGGTTCCGTGATGGTGTTTGAATCGCAGGGCGTCGATCCGCTGACCGGCGATATGACCTATACCGATCGCAACAAAGACGGTCGCTGGGATGCGAACGACTATGTATCTATCCCCATTGCTTTACCAAAGTTCACCGGCGGCACTGCTGTCTCCCTGTCATATAAACGTTTTACGCTGGACGCATTGGTTACCTATGTCGCAGGCAATAAAGTGTATGATTATTACGAACAGACGTTACGCAATTACAGCCTCGACTACACCAGCGTGATGCCTAATAAGTTCAGTAACCTGGCAGACCGCTGGCGTAAGCCCGGCGATGTGACGGACATTCCACGGGCAGTGACCGGCGTGCATGGCGCAGGCCAGACGGCCGACTGGAACAGCAAGCCGTCCACACAGTTCATCACCGATGCGTCGTACCTGCGTTTACGTAACGTGTCGCTGGCTTACCTGCTGCCGGTAAAAGTATTGCAGAAAGCAAAGCTCAACCAGGTGCGCATTTACGGGTCTGTGGAGAACCTGCTGACCATTACGCCTTACAAGGGCTTTGATCCCGAAGCGGTGTCCAACACAGGCATCGTTTCCACTAACCTGCCGAACCCGCGTTCCGCTGTTATCGGTATTGACCTGACCTTCTAA
- a CDS encoding sensor histidine kinase, which yields MPDARRSFREFAGMLAGWLVLVYSSNLMTVLRFNDQTIRLVHINSAALGLVNFLFFYCCYRWIAIPVLEKRRPLLAGLLVPVLPAFTLLKYGFIHLFFAQDILYRGHQIINGQKVELYTSLGNYFVNGLWSNLVIVVAAFSFCLFRLWLQEEKKRVLLQQQQLQAESGFLKMQLNSHFLINSLNSIYSLALMGSPEVVKANKTLAHLLAYMVDQPSDIAYRAPIREEISYLQDFVTLQRLRTGFNEGIIFHTPDVLPEKNIAPLLLVPFVENAFKHGVSNRPEKAVTITLACNEQQLLFSVHNYVSGQQRDKTGGIGLDNVRKRLQLLYPGRHQLDIRDTGAEYFSNLVINW from the coding sequence ATGCCTGATGCTCGTCGTTCTTTCCGGGAGTTTGCAGGCATGCTGGCCGGCTGGCTGGTGCTGGTGTACAGCAGCAACCTGATGACTGTCTTACGTTTCAATGACCAAACCATCCGGCTGGTACATATCAACAGCGCCGCCCTGGGCCTGGTCAACTTCCTGTTCTTCTACTGCTGCTATCGCTGGATAGCCATACCAGTGCTGGAGAAGCGCCGCCCGTTGCTGGCGGGGCTGTTGGTACCGGTCCTGCCGGCATTCACCTTGCTGAAATACGGTTTTATTCATCTTTTTTTTGCGCAGGATATTTTATACCGGGGCCATCAGATTATCAACGGGCAAAAAGTGGAATTGTACACCTCCCTCGGGAACTACTTTGTGAACGGCCTTTGGAGCAACCTGGTGATAGTGGTCGCCGCCTTTTCCTTTTGCCTGTTTCGCTTATGGCTGCAGGAAGAAAAGAAAAGAGTACTGCTGCAACAGCAGCAGTTGCAGGCAGAATCCGGGTTTCTGAAGATGCAGCTCAACTCTCATTTTCTGATCAACAGTCTGAACAGCATTTATTCACTCGCGCTGATGGGATCACCGGAGGTAGTAAAAGCCAATAAAACGCTGGCACATTTGCTGGCTTATATGGTAGACCAGCCTTCCGATATCGCGTACCGTGCGCCTATCCGTGAGGAGATCAGCTACCTGCAGGACTTCGTGACTTTACAGCGGTTGCGTACCGGTTTTAATGAAGGCATTATCTTTCATACGCCGGACGTGTTACCGGAGAAAAATATTGCGCCGCTGCTGCTGGTGCCCTTTGTAGAGAATGCGTTCAAACATGGGGTCAGCAACCGTCCGGAGAAAGCGGTCACCATTACGTTGGCGTGCAACGAGCAGCAGTTGCTGTTCAGCGTGCATAACTATGTGTCGGGCCAGCAGCGCGACAAAACAGGCGGCATCGGGCTGGACAATGTCCGGAAGCGGCTGCAGCTCCTCTATCCCGGCCGGCATCAGCTGGACATCCGGGACACCGGAGCGGAATATTTCAGTAACTTAGTGATCAATTGGTAA
- a CDS encoding glycosyltransferase family 2 protein, producing the protein MKQNIKISVIIPTWRRPSLLTDCLHALSLQYFPVDHFEVIVVSDGDDPDTAAAIRSWQGTSPLQLQYLQLPAKGGPAAARNMGWQNAIGQLVAFTDDDCQPEPGWLESLWCRHRITKAPVAYTGKVVVPLPAEKAITDHVRNTAHLALADFITANCACTRDALLLTGGFDEQFTMAWREDSDLEFKLLQQHIPIQYVPAAVVRHPVRPTRWGSSMRDQRKGAFNALLHRKHPELYHERIGQAPPPLYYAMVLSLIAAIGSAAAGHPAMALFFLVLWVIAWLYFTSRRLTGTSHSLSHISEMLITSAAIPFLSVYWHIYGMIKYRSFFV; encoded by the coding sequence ATGAAACAAAACATTAAAATATCTGTGATCATTCCAACGTGGCGCCGGCCTTCGCTACTGACCGACTGCCTGCATGCGTTATCGCTTCAGTATTTTCCTGTGGACCATTTTGAAGTGATCGTTGTCAGCGATGGCGACGATCCCGACACCGCAGCTGCGATCCGCTCCTGGCAGGGCACCAGCCCGTTGCAGCTGCAATATCTCCAGCTGCCGGCCAAAGGCGGACCGGCAGCTGCCCGTAATATGGGCTGGCAAAATGCCATCGGGCAGCTGGTCGCTTTCACCGATGACGACTGTCAGCCAGAACCCGGATGGCTGGAGAGCCTGTGGTGCCGTCATCGTATTACCAAAGCGCCGGTGGCCTACACCGGCAAGGTAGTAGTGCCGCTGCCCGCTGAAAAAGCAATCACCGATCATGTCCGTAACACCGCCCATCTGGCCCTGGCCGATTTTATTACAGCTAACTGCGCCTGCACCCGCGACGCATTGCTGCTGACAGGCGGCTTCGATGAACAGTTTACCATGGCCTGGCGGGAAGACAGCGACCTGGAATTTAAACTGCTGCAACAGCATATACCCATACAATATGTCCCTGCGGCAGTGGTACGGCATCCGGTGCGGCCCACCCGTTGGGGCAGCAGTATGCGCGACCAGCGCAAGGGCGCCTTCAACGCATTGCTGCATCGTAAACATCCGGAGCTGTACCACGAACGTATCGGACAGGCGCCGCCACCATTGTATTACGCAATGGTGCTGAGCCTGATAGCCGCCATTGGCAGCGCTGCTGCCGGGCATCCGGCTATGGCGCTGTTTTTCCTGGTGCTTTGGGTGATCGCCTGGTTATATTTCACCAGCAGAAGGCTCACCGGTACCAGTCATTCGCTGTCCCATATTTCCGAGATGCTGATCACGTCCGCCGCCATCCCTTTCCTTTCGGTGTATTGGCATATCTACGGTATGATCAAATACAGGTCGTTTTTTGTTTAA